A window of Bdellovibrio svalbardensis contains these coding sequences:
- a CDS encoding AgmX/PglI C-terminal domain-containing protein, whose translation MTKNNWLIPSLIGIGLLSLALSFLIATRTEKQKPGEAPLARIELNLGKVFVLRKSMTQKETLTKRAALFALDSVETGPDGDATMDFDSSYRIRVEENSLITLDEEADRTVIIIKRGDVQVESFGKEGSVYISRDGIRWTATDYEQNYKKQAPTQNLPDLAPSTEGTPEMAAGKIEGGLTAEFIQETLRLQRGSFFKCYTQLLQKTPGVVGQASISFTIERSGKVYNAEIASSSISDANFKKCLVDTIRRVEFKSFTGDAISTVFPLKFE comes from the coding sequence ATGACGAAGAACAATTGGTTGATCCCCTCTTTAATCGGTATTGGTTTGCTGAGCTTAGCTCTTTCTTTTTTAATCGCAACTCGTACTGAAAAACAAAAGCCCGGCGAAGCACCTCTAGCTCGCATCGAACTCAATCTGGGCAAAGTCTTCGTTCTTCGTAAAAGCATGACTCAAAAAGAAACTCTCACTAAAAGAGCCGCTCTTTTTGCATTGGACTCCGTGGAAACCGGCCCCGATGGCGACGCAACGATGGATTTCGATTCCTCTTACAGAATTCGTGTCGAAGAAAACTCTTTGATCACATTGGATGAAGAAGCTGATCGCACAGTGATCATCATCAAGCGCGGCGATGTCCAAGTAGAATCATTCGGCAAAGAAGGTTCCGTCTACATTTCTCGCGATGGCATTCGTTGGACAGCCACAGACTACGAACAAAACTACAAGAAACAAGCACCCACCCAAAATCTCCCAGACCTCGCCCCTTCTACCGAAGGCACGCCCGAGATGGCAGCCGGAAAAATCGAAGGCGGCCTGACCGCTGAATTCATCCAAGAAACTTTGCGCCTGCAAAGAGGTTCTTTTTTTAAATGCTACACCCAACTTCTGCAAAAAACCCCAGGCGTGGTAGGCCAAGCCTCCATTAGTTTCACAATCGAAAGATCCGGCAAAGTCTACAACGCAGAAATCGCCTCCTCCTCCATCAGCGACGCCAACTTCAAAAAATGCCTGGTCGACACCATCCGCCGCGTAGAATTCAAATCATTCACCGGCGACGCCATCTCCACAGTCTTCCCCCTAAAATTCGAATAA
- a CDS encoding S1 family peptidase: MTETILISPLRRLGVALLLATMLVGCNQSNIEHPGADKNDFSNRADIIGGEIKIQRNTPASRSVVLIELLDEQLRPLTFCTATLIGAHTILTAGHCFDVKLIGPVKKFRVLFENFYKPEGPREQRQGLAYLVNPTYNSRGIYDHDIALGVFAGALPAGFAPVSIDENINANYANELVFAYGYGRTKDYTGQRAEDLRYSSGTLFRGILKVDPWFKETPDRYFTLNEWPTHLCQGDSGGPQFLDRNGELKVIGVNSASFGKKLPNGIQDCSGKSQATKVAPFAGWLHKEERKLLRMISTTEF; this comes from the coding sequence ATGACTGAAACTATCTTAATCTCCCCCCTCCGAAGACTTGGCGTGGCTCTCCTGCTCGCCACGATGCTCGTAGGCTGCAACCAGAGCAATATCGAGCACCCTGGTGCAGACAAAAATGATTTCTCCAACCGCGCGGATATCATCGGCGGAGAAATCAAAATTCAACGCAACACTCCAGCCTCGCGCAGCGTAGTTCTGATCGAGCTCCTGGATGAGCAACTTCGACCATTGACCTTTTGCACGGCCACATTGATCGGAGCCCATACTATTCTGACGGCAGGGCATTGCTTTGACGTGAAGCTGATTGGCCCTGTTAAAAAGTTTCGAGTCCTCTTTGAAAACTTCTATAAACCTGAAGGCCCCAGAGAACAGCGCCAAGGACTCGCCTACCTCGTCAATCCCACCTACAACAGTCGCGGCATCTACGATCACGACATCGCCTTAGGAGTCTTCGCCGGCGCTCTTCCCGCAGGCTTCGCTCCTGTCAGCATCGATGAAAATATCAACGCCAACTATGCCAACGAATTGGTTTTCGCCTATGGGTATGGTCGCACTAAAGACTACACCGGCCAGCGCGCCGAGGATCTTCGCTATTCATCGGGAACTTTGTTTCGCGGAATCCTGAAAGTAGATCCTTGGTTTAAAGAAACTCCAGATCGCTATTTCACCTTAAACGAATGGCCCACGCACCTCTGTCAGGGTGACTCTGGAGGACCTCAATTTCTTGATCGAAATGGAGAGCTGAAAGTGATTGGCGTGAACTCGGCCTCTTTCGGCAAAAAATTACCCAATGGCATACAAGATTGTTCAGGAAAGTCTCAAGCAACGAAAGTGGCGCCCTTTGCAGGTTGGCTGCATAAAGAAGAGCGCAAACTTCTTCGAATGATTTCTACCACTGAATTTTAG
- the secG gene encoding preprotein translocase subunit SecG, with product MNTFVGIIHIVVALILIILVLIQDSKSNGALGMGGSSGSNSLLGATGAQSLASKMTVWAAIIFAVTCLTLSVLTSSKTKSVVDALPAAAPVQTAPATPAAAPAADANAAAATAAPAASAPAATPAPSAAPATK from the coding sequence ATGAATACTTTCGTTGGCATTATCCACATCGTTGTTGCTCTTATTTTGATCATCCTAGTTTTGATCCAAGATTCTAAAAGCAATGGTGCCTTGGGCATGGGTGGCAGCAGCGGTTCTAACTCTTTGTTGGGTGCAACTGGCGCGCAATCTTTGGCGAGCAAAATGACAGTTTGGGCAGCGATCATCTTCGCAGTAACTTGCCTCACTTTGTCAGTTTTGACTTCTTCCAAAACTAAATCTGTTGTTGATGCTTTGCCTGCAGCCGCTCCTGTTCAAACTGCGCCTGCAACTCCGGCAGCGGCTCCAGCGGCTGATGCAAATGCAGCGGCTGCAACTGCGGCTCCAGCAGCATCTGCTCCAGCGGCAACTCCTGCTCCTTCTGCAGCACCAGCTACAAAATAG
- the tmk gene encoding dTMP kinase, producing the protein MAFLVFEGLDGSGKSSLMRALEKELERRAISFHRTREPGGTPLGDEIREMILRTQGPSPLPRTELLLYVASRAQHVEEVIRPKLQQNHWILCDRFAASSVAFQGGGRDISETDVVTLNNFATGGLKADLTILLDLSVEESRKRRQGRGEKNGESEDRIESEADTFHEKVRQSFLKQAKQDPQGWLVLDARETPEGLYLQLLNALQERGILK; encoded by the coding sequence ATGGCATTTTTGGTTTTTGAAGGGCTGGATGGCTCTGGAAAAAGTTCGTTGATGAGAGCGCTTGAAAAAGAGCTTGAGAGACGTGCCATTTCATTTCATAGAACCCGTGAACCTGGCGGCACTCCACTAGGTGATGAAATCCGCGAGATGATTCTGCGCACGCAGGGGCCTTCACCTCTGCCACGCACTGAATTGCTTTTGTATGTTGCCAGTCGTGCTCAGCATGTCGAGGAAGTGATTCGTCCCAAACTGCAACAAAATCATTGGATTTTGTGTGACCGCTTCGCGGCAAGTTCAGTGGCGTTTCAAGGTGGCGGTCGTGATATTTCTGAAACTGACGTGGTGACTTTGAATAACTTTGCGACGGGTGGATTGAAAGCGGACCTAACTATTTTGTTGGATCTTTCTGTGGAAGAGTCGCGCAAGCGCCGTCAAGGGCGTGGCGAAAAAAACGGTGAGTCAGAAGATCGCATCGAATCTGAAGCAGACACTTTTCATGAAAAAGTTCGGCAGTCATTTTTGAAGCAAGCCAAACAAGATCCTCAGGGGTGGTTGGTTCTGGATGCCCGCGAAACTCCTGAAGGTTTGTATTTGCAACTTTTGAACGCTCTGCAAGAGCGTGGAATTTTGAAATAA
- a CDS encoding DNA polymerase III subunit, whose protein sequence is MARLVDFILGHQGIIKKMVDSFEAGKPGQTFLFVGPSGVGKKTTALGLAQALMCPQSRSGCGKCPSCFRAAQGQHENLKIIQPNGANIKIEQAKEVLEFLSLKSLGGNRVIIFDQAQTMNAQTANALLKTLEEPPEGTFFFLIAPSVAGIMPTIRSRSRIVQFKPLSMEELGKRVKAPTWALKSAGGSFEKLAQLQEGPELELRQKSVDILNVFLKDDDFIVNDMWRGEFKDRAQGQRLLSYWAGFFKDAIFLQENAKAQIVSIDQAPLIKTLAESSRQMLLKLTQGAFQAEQALSANRDPQLVMEEYFISTKELR, encoded by the coding sequence GTGGCAAGGCTCGTGGATTTTATTCTAGGACATCAAGGTATCATCAAGAAGATGGTGGATTCCTTTGAGGCCGGAAAGCCAGGGCAGACTTTTCTTTTTGTGGGTCCCAGCGGTGTTGGAAAAAAAACGACGGCGTTGGGTTTGGCCCAAGCGTTGATGTGCCCCCAAAGCCGCAGTGGTTGTGGAAAGTGCCCTTCTTGTTTTCGTGCGGCTCAAGGGCAGCACGAGAACTTAAAAATCATACAGCCGAATGGCGCCAATATTAAAATTGAACAAGCCAAAGAAGTTTTAGAATTTCTGAGTCTCAAAAGTTTGGGCGGCAACCGCGTTATCATTTTCGATCAAGCGCAGACCATGAATGCGCAGACAGCGAATGCCTTGCTAAAAACTTTGGAAGAGCCTCCTGAAGGGACCTTCTTCTTTTTGATTGCTCCCAGTGTTGCCGGTATCATGCCGACCATCCGTTCGCGTTCCCGCATTGTGCAGTTTAAGCCATTGTCCATGGAGGAACTCGGTAAGCGGGTGAAAGCTCCGACATGGGCTTTGAAATCGGCGGGTGGCAGCTTTGAAAAGCTGGCGCAATTGCAAGAAGGCCCGGAGCTGGAGCTTCGCCAAAAATCCGTCGATATTTTGAATGTCTTTTTGAAGGACGATGATTTCATCGTGAATGATATGTGGAGAGGTGAATTTAAAGATCGCGCACAGGGGCAGCGTTTGCTTTCCTATTGGGCCGGTTTCTTTAAAGACGCCATCTTCCTGCAAGAGAATGCAAAAGCTCAAATTGTGAGTATAGATCAGGCGCCTTTGATTAAGACTTTGGCCGAAAGTTCACGTCAAATGCTTTTAAAGCTGACTCAAGGAGCCTTCCAGGCCGAGCAAGCGCTTTCAGCCAACAGAGATCCTCAATTGGTGATGGAAGAATACTTTATCTCCACCAAGGAATTAAGGTAG
- a CDS encoding TatD family hydrolase, translated as MQQWIDVHCHLNMLEEGVDAAIQNAKAAGVRRLITIGTEPGDFQTVLDIAHKYYPEVYCTLGVHPHDGKVYTAEIGKFIEEHVSDPVVAAIGEIGLDYYYDQSPREEQKEAFRAQLEIAKRTKMPVQIHTRDADEDTVAILKEFKGQVTGIIHCFTGTEMLARESLDLGFNISLSGVLTFKNADSLRAIAKMLPLDRIHVETDSPFLAPIPMRGKKNTPAYVVHTAKFVAELKGVSEEQLAEQTKLNALKMFPKIQW; from the coding sequence ATGCAGCAATGGATTGATGTTCACTGTCACTTGAATATGCTCGAAGAGGGCGTTGATGCCGCCATTCAAAATGCGAAAGCTGCGGGCGTTCGTCGTCTGATCACCATCGGGACAGAGCCGGGTGATTTTCAAACTGTTTTGGATATCGCTCATAAGTATTATCCGGAAGTGTATTGCACGCTGGGCGTTCATCCTCATGATGGCAAAGTATATACTGCAGAAATTGGCAAATTTATCGAAGAGCATGTCAGTGATCCGGTCGTCGCGGCGATCGGTGAGATCGGACTCGATTACTACTACGATCAATCTCCACGGGAAGAACAGAAAGAAGCTTTCCGCGCGCAACTGGAAATCGCCAAGCGCACGAAGATGCCTGTACAAATTCACACTCGTGATGCGGATGAAGACACAGTTGCGATTTTAAAGGAATTCAAAGGCCAAGTCACAGGGATCATTCACTGTTTCACCGGCACAGAAATGCTGGCTCGTGAATCTTTGGATTTGGGATTCAATATTTCCTTGAGTGGAGTTCTGACATTTAAAAATGCGGACTCGCTTCGCGCCATTGCGAAAATGCTTCCGCTGGATCGCATTCATGTTGAAACGGATTCGCCGTTTTTGGCGCCGATTCCTATGCGTGGCAAGAAGAACACTCCGGCCTATGTTGTTCACACAGCCAAGTTCGTCGCGGAACTCAAAGGCGTCAGCGAAGAGCAATTGGCGGAGCAAACCAAACTGAATGCTTTAAAAATGTTCCCTAAAATTCAGTGGTAG